The Pyrus communis chromosome 5, drPyrComm1.1, whole genome shotgun sequence region TGTTTTTGCTCGTTTGAACATATCAAAACAGAAATGACCTCTGGGCACTTGGCTGCACCTTGTACCAAATGCTTTCAGGAACTTCTCCTTTCAAAGATGCAAGCGAGTGGCTTATTTTCCAAAGAATTATAGCAAGAGATATTAGGTTTCCAAATTATTTTTCGGAGGAAGCTAAAGACCTTATTAACCGGTTATTGGTAAGCTACCCACTTATTCTTGTTGCAACCTAGCTTTTATTAGTGATTGTGCTATTGGTAACTAGCACTCCCTTAGGATGAGGCAAATAACATCCATATTTTTAGTTTCTTATTGAAATTCTTTCCCTTAAGAATGCCATGGAGTTATTTACCACTTGCGTTTTTTGAGAAAGTGTAGTTCCTTTTTAATATTGATCAACTAGTGTTGTGCAACTGTTGCAGGATTTAGATCCCAGCAGGAGACCAGGTGCTGGGCCAGACGGTTATGCTGCACTGAAGATGCATCCATTTTTTAAGGGAGTTGACTGGAAAAATGTACGAGGACAAACTCCTCCAAAACTTGCATTAGAGACAGGGGTATggctttcaattttttgttggaGTATTTATTTATGGAAATCAACTGTTGcttatattattcctttttttaCATGAGCATTTTTAGATTGTTAAACATTGGTTTTTATGCTTTTGGTGTTCAGTCAGTTGAGGGTGATAGCCGTGATAACTCATGGAACCCCACACACATTGGAGATGGtgcagcaaaacaaaatgagggTAACAGTGGTGCCACATCTTCTTCCGAAGGATCTGGTCATGTAACTAGGCTCGCTTCAATTGATTCCTTTGATTCAAAATGGTATTCTCTACACCCTTGCTTCATGTTTATCatcacttatttttactttaagaACTAGATATTTTTGCTTACAAAGTTTGTGGTGAACTTCTGTGtaataagtataattttattctTGAAAAGTGTCTCAGATCCAAATATATGCTTAAATGAGATAATTTCACTTGATTGGAGGCTAATTGTTTTGTTCTATTTTCTTTAGCATTTTTAATTACGTCCCTTATCCCGGAAGTACTTCCCCAAACCCCTGCAGAGAGTTTATGATATTGCATTTGCTGCTTCTGTTATGAATTCCACATCGATGTTTTAATCTGTGTTTTACCATGCTAACAGGCAACAATTCCTTGAGCCCGGGGAGTCCGTTCTTATGATCTCAATGGTgaagaaaattcaaaagctGACAAGCAAGAAGGTGCAGCTTATCCTCACCAACAAGCCGAAACTGATATATGTGGATCCTGCAAAGCTAATAGTGAAGGGAAATATAATTTGGTCCGACAACTCTAATGACTTGAGCATCCAAGTTGCTAGTCCATCACAGTTCAAGATTTGTACGGTATGCCCTTACTACTCTTTCATATCTCAGTCGCATATTATCGTCAGTCAGTTTTCCCTTAATATTTTGCGGCATGGCTTTATTACTGAGTGCTTTCCAATGTATTTACGATAATATGACATTGAATTCTTTAGTGCCGTGAAATGCGATGCTGTAGCGTTGAGTTGATGAAATTGCTTCTCAAGTTTTAAGTAGTTGCATTAtccttatttttccttttctgatttcaAGTTATGTAAAATTTTCAGCCGAAAAAGGTACTACAATTTGAGGATGCCAAACAAAGAGCTTGGCAGTGGAAGAAGGCAATTGAGGGGCTTCAAAATAGGTGAAATCCGTGCGTGGTTttcagagtttttttttttggatatcaTCATAGTGTGGAGGAACAAAGATGTGCCCTGggtaattattatttaatgaaAGAGGTCGGCGTCTGCGGATTCATCTTTTTCAAGGTGCAAAGCTCCCGTCCCATGCCTAGAACTAAGCATGCGATAAGGGTTTTTCGCCCGTTTCATGCTCTGTGTGGCATAATTTTGTACTCTCTGAGGTCCTAAGTTGTAGGGTCTGTAAAGGGGTTGGGATCATTACTTGCATATTGTATTTAAAATTACAATCCagttaatgaaattttaaatatcTTTGCATTGAAAGATATGATGTCTCTCTAAAGAAACCAAATGAGATGTGAAGTTGTTGCATTTTGTTCATAACTTTGAGATGGATGCTGTTGCAATTAAGTGTTGGAAACATCTGCGCCCcataagagcagttccaccgtggGCAATAGCCCGATGGATTGGCTCTCAAATAGGGCTAGAAAGCCTGAGCAACTTGGTCCAGCGTGTATTGGCGATGGAGCCCGAGCGGGCTCGAGGGAGAGGCTTGGCAGGAGTTGCCAACCCGAGAGCCTGAAGGGCATGTGACGCAAGGCTGACGTTTAGACGATGTCAGCCACGTTGTGGACGGGCCTGGGCAGAGTCGAAGAGCGGCAACACCCTGATGCAGTGGTGGACTGGTCTGGACAACTCTTCACGAAGGTTGATCTCGCCGGTGACGTCGATATCCCGGAGACGGAGGGTAAGCTTCTCGCCGACGATTCTCCCCAATGCCTCCTACGTTGCAGGCCGAGCTCCTCGATCTCCGCCTCGTGACCACCGCCGCCTTGGAGAGTGGATCACGTGACTGCCAAGACCGCAACTTTGTTCTCCAGCTTCTGCGccgatttaagttccttaagcTCGCGTATGAGTACCACTGCTCTGCAGAGGACGAGGTCAGCTCAAAGTTTCCGAATTGATTAACATTTCGTAATTTTTCGTAATTTAACTAATTAACTAAATCATATTCTTTAAAGTTGAATTCTTTAG contains the following coding sequences:
- the LOC137733991 gene encoding 3-phosphoinositide-dependent protein kinase 1-like; amino-acid sequence: MLAMEKDFDAKLKIQGNSSNGANSNVPRSKSFAFRAPQEHFTIQDFELGKIYGVGSYSKVVRAKKKDTGTVYALKIMDKKFITKENKTAYVKLERIVLDQLDHPGIVRLFFTFQDSFSLYMALESCEGGELFDQITRKGRLSEDEACFYAAEVVDALEYIHSMGLIHRDIKPENLLLTSEGNIKIADFGSVKPMQDSRITVLPNAASDDKACTFVGTAAYVPPEVLNSSPATFGNDLWALGCTLYQMLSGTSPFKDASEWLIFQRIIARDIRFPNYFSEEAKDLINRLLDLDPSRRPGAGPDGYAALKMHPFFKGVDWKNVRGQTPPKLALETGSVEGDSRDNSWNPTHIGDGAAKQNEGNSGATSSSEGSGHVTRLASIDSFDSKWQQFLEPGESVLMISMVKKIQKLTSKKVQLILTNKPKLIYVDPAKLIVKGNIIWSDNSNDLSIQVASPSQFKICTPKKVLQFEDAKQRAWQWKKAIEGLQNR